The Cotesia glomerata isolate CgM1 linkage group LG9, MPM_Cglom_v2.3, whole genome shotgun sequence region aatttataattcaaaaattatatttattaatttattatagttgatttgttttttttaattaaattaaaagttagcagtcacttaacaattttttaattttatttaacaaaaaaatttgtcccaaaaaatcatttttgaaaaattgcattttttatattttaaaattttcgaatgtcaatttttttcttataatttatttgttataaaattttaaaaattaataaatatatgctaaattaattttcataaaattgcaagtgtcaataactgggtcttttaccttaataaGTCTTTGATTTATACTTGAAAGttgtgaaaaatattatttaataatagaatCTTTTAATATGATaagaaaatgataatttaatatttttaatgtactttaataaaaatttcaaatttaaaaataatacatttaataaatttagcagttatttaactattttttaattttatttaacaaacaaattcattcgcaaaaattattttaaaaaaattgcatttataatttttaaaaatttttgcatatcaatttttttccctaatttatttgtaacaaaaattctaaaattttaataataattttgtaagtGAAAggcaatcatttttttattaattcagaaATTAACAACAGCGCCACTAAcgtcaataaaatttactacCATTCAAAACAATTTACCGAAAGACCGAAAGTAAAGTtggttatatataaaataaaacattttttttttgtgaagtgaaattgattaattattaattaattatgaattcgAGTTCTCTATTACTATCCCGGCTGACTATAAATGGACTACCTAGAATTTTATCTCGAAGATTGTACGTGAAAGAAGAATGGAAAGACGAGTCCATAGACATAACCTCCGTCGAGGAAACTCCAAAGTAcggtaaatttttaacagaagaGCAAGAGCAGGAGATTTTGAAGAAGCGCAACAAATCAAGACTCAATGATTTTGATCGGAATAAATTATACGGACTGAAGCCTCACAACCAGAATTGGGACTGGTACCACAACTCCGTCAGGTACAAGCAGCGGATGCTGGGTAGGCATGGTATCGAGGCACTTGATGTTCCTGCTGGATGTGTTTGGCCCACCAAGGAAGAGGTCGAGGACAATCTCGAGTGGGAGAAGACAGCTTATCCTAATTCCTTGTGGGAAAGTTGGGATTTAATTGCCCAGAAGAATAAGGAAAATgctgagaaaattttgaaaaggttagtttttattttattaaatttatcagctgacatgtaaataaaattttgcgtcattaaataatgacaattgttaaattgcactgtactttcttaaacattgatgtttttaaagatataagttcatcccgatgttacactcatcaagagctttcatttgagtacccacatcaatttttcatatatttatatatattatatatataaatatatgaaaaatatatcaaaatgcatgtgggtactcaaatgaaagctcttgatgagtctagtgtcagggtgagcttatatctttaaaattatcattagttgagaagatacaatgtcatttcttaagtattgatgtttttaaatatataagctcattccgatattacactcatcaagagctttcatttgagtacccacatacattttcatatatttttcatatatacatatatatatatatataaaatatatgaaaaattgatgtgggtactcaaatgaaagatcttgatgagtctagtgtcagggtgagcttatatctttaaaattatcattagttgagaagatacaatgtcatttcttaagtattgatgtttataaatatataagctcattccgatattacactcatcaagagctttcatttgaatacccacatgatttttcatatatttgtatatattatatatatgtatatatgaaaaatatatcaaaatgcatgtgggtactcaaatgaaagctcttgatgagtctaatgtcagagtgagcttatatcttgaaaaatgtcaatagttcacaagatacaaagtcatttcttaagtattgatgtttttaaagatataagctcatcccgatgttaaactcatcaagagctttcatttgagtacccacatgcattttcatatatttttcatatatacatatatgtaatatataaaatatatgaaaaattgatgtgggtactcaaatgaaaggtcttgatgagtctagtgtcagggtgagcttatatctttaaaattatcattagttgagaagatacaatgtcatttcttaagtattgatgtttttaaatatataagctcatcccgatgttaaactcatcaagagctttcatttgagtacccacatgcattttttatatatttttcatatatacatctatgtaatatatataaatatataaaatatatgacaaattgatgtgggtagtcaaatgaaagttttcaatgagtgtaacatcgggatgagatatcttcaaaaatgtcaatagttcacaagataaaaggtaatttcttgattatatatctttaaaaattatatatttatataattatatatttttaaaaattcccaCTTATAATGTGAAAATTAGATGACATTTAAAGTTTGCAGTcacttaacatttttataattttttttaacaaaaaaatttgtctcaaataaggtaaaagacctagttattgacacttgcaattttattttaattaaaaaatacaaatcaactctaataaattaataaatataatttttgaattataaattttaagataattaattttttgggaacattttattttattaatttgactaaaatttcaagtgtcaaacaactaggccagtgtcaataactgggtcttttaccataattatttaaaaaaaaattgcattttttatttttaaaaatttctacatgtcaattttttttgccatatttgttataaaattctcaaaattattaaatatgtacttaattaatttttataaaagttagcagacatctaaaaattttcataattttattttgtccgtaaatttttcacaaaaaaattctactagtagaaaattaaaaaaaaaagtagtgcaatttaaaaaaaaatttttttagttttaatttatcaaaaaaacaaaataaaaatctattttataaatttggatatttttatttatattaattatcatgatatttaattttatttatagagaaaaagaaattgaCGCCAAATTAATGAAAGTCTCCACCTGGCAAAAGGACCTGGAAAGGAAACTTGCGAAAAAAGAAGCTGAAATTCGCGCGATAAAGGAGCGCAAGGATCGCCTGGTCGCAGAAGTACGTCGCACAGTAGGCTTCGACATAGACCCTCGTGACGAACGGTTCAAGCAGCTGCTGGAGGAGAAGGAAAAGGAGGACAAGAAGCGCAAGAAAGCATTGAAGAAACAGGCCCACGCTGCCAAGTTTATGGAAAGACTGTTGACAAAAAGCAACTCTCTCAACTCAAAAAACAAACCTGCTGACGAGAGCGCTAAAAGTGAAACAAGCTAGATGAATgtatatattgttattattattattaattattaatataaaattgtcgaaataaaaactacaactggtatattttatttccataaaattgaatatttataaggcgtttataaaatttttcagtagtttatatatttttatctggctaatacaaaaaaagagtaatttaatgaatatttattaaactttatattatattaagattaagactagaaataattattaattattaattttataaattgaattattttagcGTATCAACACACTCAAGCataaataataagataaaTTCAATGATTAAAGCTTCATTGTCATCAACATCAGTATTACAAACATCATTCCCAAAactatgattaattaaatattatttatcaataaataaataa contains the following coding sequences:
- the LOC123271393 gene encoding growth arrest and DNA damage-inducible proteins-interacting protein 1 is translated as MNSSSLLLSRLTINGLPRILSRRLYVKEEWKDESIDITSVEETPKYGKFLTEEQEQEILKKRNKSRLNDFDRNKLYGLKPHNQNWDWYHNSVRYKQRMLGRHGIEALDVPAGCVWPTKEEVEDNLEWEKTAYPNSLWESWDLIAQKNKENAEKILKREKEIDAKLMKVSTWQKDLERKLAKKEAEIRAIKERKDRLVAEVRRTVGFDIDPRDERFKQLLEEKEKEDKKRKKALKKQAHAAKFMERLLTKSNSLNSKNKPADESAKSETS